From the Micromonospora echinofusca genome, the window TGCCGCTGCCGGCGTTCGCCGCCCTGCTGCGCTGGACGGCCGGGGTCCGCCGCGAGGTGGACGTCTCCGGAGTCGGCACGGCGCTGCTCAAGACCGCCCCCTCCGGCGGGGCCCGCCACCCGGTCGAGGTCTACCCGGTGGTCCGCGACGTGGAGGGGCTGGAGCCCGGGATCTACCACTACGCGGTGCGCCGCCACGAGCTGGTGCGGCTCGCGCCCGCGCCCGGCGGGGACCGGCTGCGCGAGTGGTGCGGCGGGCAGCCGCACGCCGCCCAGGCCGGCTTCCTGCTGATGTACGCGGCGGTGCTCGACCGCACCGTGTGGAAGTACCCGGCGGCCCGCGCCTACCGCGCGCTCCTGCTCGACGTCGGTCACCTGAGCCAGACCGTCTACCTCACCGCGACGGCGCTCGGGCTCGGGACGTTCTTCACCGCCGCCACCCGCGACGCCCCCGTCGAGGACGCCCTCGGCCTGTCCTGGCCGGACGAGGTCTTCCTCGGCGTCTCCGGCGTCGGCGTGCCGCACCCCGCCGAGCGGGACCGCCAGGCGGCGATGCTCGCGGGCGGCGACGCGGCGTTCTCCTTCCCCCCGGACGCCTGGCACGGACGCGGCGAATGACGCCGAGGGTGACCGTCGACCTGGCCCGGCTGGACGCGAACATCGCGCGCTGCACCGGACGCGCGGCCGAGGCCGGGGTGGCCTTACGGGCACACGTCAAGGGGCACCGGAGCCCCGAGATCGCCGCCCGGCAGGTGGCCGCCGGCGCGGTGGGCGTCGCCGTCCACTCGGCGGCCGAGGCCGAGGCCTACGTCGCGGTGGGCGTGCCGGACGTGACGGTGGCGTGGCCGTGGCGCGACACGTGGCGGTGGAGCAGGTTCGCCCGGCTCGCGCGGCACTGCGCGGTGACGGTGCACGTGGACCACCCCGACGCGGTGACCGGGCTCGGCGCGGCGGCCGAGGCCCACGGCGTCGAACTCGGCGTACGGATCGAGGTCGACACGGGCCTGCACCGCGTCGGCGTCGACCCCGACGCGGCCGGGGAGCTGGCCGCCACGATCGCCAGGACCGGTGGGCTGCGCCTGTCGGGCGTGACCGGCTACGTGGGGATCACCGGCCCCGACGACGCCCGCGACCGGGTCGAGCTGGGCCGCAGCCGGGCACGCCTGCTGGTGTCCGTCGCGGAGCGCATCCGCGCGACCGGGACGCCCTGCCCGCAGGTGAGCGTCGGGGGCACCCCGACCCTCGCCGGGGCGCTGGACGTGGCCGGCGTGACCGAGGTGTGCGCCGGCGCGTACGCGCTGCTCGACGGCGGGCTGGCCCGGCTGGGCGAGTGCGACCCGGCGGCGGTCGCGATCGCCGTCACCACCACCGTCACCGGCACCGACGGGCAGGCGCTGCGCACCGACGCCGACGAGCTGCTGGCGGGCGCCGACCAGACCTGGATGAGCGGTGTCGTGCTGACCGCGCCCGACGGCGCGCCGGTCCGCCCGGAGTCGGTGTCGGTGGGCGACGAGCTGCGGGTGCTGCCCGGGCACGTGTGCCCGGTGGTGGCCCGCCGACCGCTGCTGCACGTGCTCGACGCCGGCGAACCGGTGGCCCGATGGCAGGCACTGGTGCTCCCGGACCGGGCATGACCCAGGCGGTCGCGCCCCTGGACCGTCCGGCCGACCCGCTGCGCGAGCGCCGGTTCGTCCTGTTCGCCACGGCCAGGACGATCTCCGTCTTCGGCAACGCGGTCGGCCCGCTCGCGCTGACCTTCGCCGTGCTGGACCTTCCCGGCTCCTCGCCCCCGGCGCTGTCGCTCGTGCTCGCCGCGATCTCGGTGCCCCGGATCGCGCTGATGCTGCTCGGCGGCGTCATCGGCGACCGGCTGCCCCGGCACCGCGTACTCGTGGCGGCGGAGCTGATGTGCGGCAGCGCGTACGGCGCGATGACCCTCCTCGTGCTGACCGGGCGGGCGAGCGTCGCCGCCCTCGCCGTCTGCGCGGCCGTCGCCGGCACCGCCTCCGCGCTGCTGCTGCCGTCGCTGAACGGGCTGACCGCCGAGCTGGTCGCGCCGCAGGCGCGGCAGCGCGGCAACGCTCTGCTGCGGCTGGGTACGAACACCGCCACGGTGGCGGGCTTCGCTGCGGGCGGCGCGCTGATCACCTGGCTCGGGCCGGGTTGGGCCCTGGCCCTCGACGCGGCCACGTTCGCCGTCGCCGCCGGCCTTCTCGCGCGGCTGCGCCTCGCCGGGACGGCCCGGACGACCAGGCGGAACCTGCCGGCCGAGCTGCGCGACGGCTGGCGGGAGTTCGTCCGGCGGCGCTGGCTGTGGCAGATCGTGCTCGCCGCAGCCGTGATCAACGCCGCCGTCGGGGTCACCTTCGGGCTCGCCGGGCCACTGCTCGCCAGGGCGCACCTGGGCGGTGCGGGCGCCTGGTCCGGCGTCCTCGCCGGGTACGCGGTGGGCATGTTCGCCGGCGTGCTCGTCGCGATGCGGATCAGGACGACCCGCCCCCTGCGCACGGCCGTACTCGCCGTGTCGATGCTGGGGCTGCCGGCGCTGCTGCTCGGCTCCGGCGCCGCCCTGCCGTTCGTGATCCTCGCCGCCGTGCTGGCCGGGGTGGCCTTCGACGTCTTCGGGGTGCTGTGGGAGACGACCGTCCAGTCCGAGGTGCCGACGGAGGCCATGTCCCGCGTGAGCGCGTACGAGTGGCTGGGGGCGGTGGGGCTGGGACCGCCGGTCATGATCGCCGCCGGCTTCGTCGTGCCCGGGATCGGCGTGCGGACCACCCTGCTCGGCCTGGCCGCGGTGATCGCCGTCGCCGCGCTCGTCCCGTTGGCCAGTTCCTCTGTCCGGCACTACGAAAGGCAACCCGATGGCCGAGTACGTTGACGCCTTCGTCACGGCGTATGACCGCTTCTGGGCGCCGTACCCGCAGCGGATGGGTGACGCGTGGCTGCGCCTGCACGGGCACGTGGCACCAGGAGCCGAGCGGAGCGTGCTCGACGTCGGCTGCGGCACCGGCATCGTGGCCGCCCGGTTCGCCTCCGTCGGCTACCGGGTCGTCGGGGTCGACGTCTCCGAGGCGATGATCGCCCGCGCCCGCGTACGGCTGGCCGGCACCGACGCGGTGCTGATCGCCGCGGACGCCGCGGACTTCGAGGTGCCGGTCCCCTGCGCGTTCGCGGTCTCCACGTACGACGTCCTCAACCACGTCGGCGGGATCGACCGGGTCCGCGCCTACCTGCGCTGCGTGCATGGGGCGGTCGCGCCGGGCGGCTGGTTCGGCTTCGACATGTCCACGGTCAAGGGCCTCCTCGCCGAGGTGCCGCCCGTCGCCCGGCAGGACGGGACCGTCTCGGTCGAGGTCGCGCGGGGCCCGCTCGACGGCGACCGCCGCCCGCTGCACGTCACCGGTGAGCTACGCACCGACGACGGCCACGCGACCCCCTTCTCCACGACGATCACCAACACCGCCCATCCGGTCGCCGACGTGCTCTCCGCCCTGGCGGACGCCGGCTGGGTGACGAGTCACGTCGCGGCCGTCGACGACCTGCTCACCCCGGTACCGGACCCGGAGGCACTGCCCCGGGTCGCCGTGCTCGCCCGACGCCCCTGACGGCGGGCCGATCCGGCTGATCAGCCGGGCGGCGGGCCCGCGTCGGCGGGGACGGTGGTGGCGACCGGGCGGACGCGACGGGCCGCCCGGGCACCGCCGAGCACCACCACCGCGACGCCGGCCAGCAGCAGCGCCAGCCCGGCCAGGGCGGTCACCCCGGGCAGCTGCCCCAGCCAGGCCCAGCCGATCAGGGCCGCGCCCGGGGCCTCCAGCAGGGCCAGCACGCTGACCGTGGTCGCCGAGACCCGCTTCAGCGCGTAGTTGAACATCGAGTGCCCGAGCAGTTGGGCGCCGGCCACCAGGGCCAGCACGACGAGCCAGGTGCCGGTGTCGAAGCCGGTGAGCGGCACCCGGCCGACCAGGCAGACCACGAGCAGCACCAGCGCGCACACCCCGTAGCAGATGGTGGTGTAGGTGGTCGTGCTGATCGTCGTACGGGCCCGCTCGCCCAGCGCGGTGTAGACCGCCGCGAAGAGACCCCCGGCCACCGCGAGCAGGTCGCCGGCGACGGCCCGACCGGAGACGGCGAAGTCGGCGCCGGTCGCCACGGCCGCCCCCGCGACCGCCACCCCGATGCCGAGCCAGACGACGCCCGGCAGCCGACGCCCCTGGGCCCGGGCGATCAGCCCCTGCCAGACCGGCTGGGTGGCGCACAGCGCGGTCGCCGCGGCGACCGAGGTGAGCTTCGTGCTGGGCATCCAGGTGGCGAAGTGCGCGGCGAGCGCGACCCCCGACAGTACGCAGTAGACGCCCTCGCGCCGGCCGGCGCCGACCGTCAGCGACCGGAACTCGGCACGCCGCCGGGCCGCCGAGAACGGGCCGAGCGCGGCCACCGAGAGCAGGTTGCGCCAGAACGCGACGGCTAGCGCTGGCGCCGCCGCGAAGGCCACCAGCGGCGCGGACGACGAGACGGCGACGACGGCCAGCACGACCGCCCCGGTGGTCACCGGGTCGAACGGGGGGCGGTGCGCTGCGGGGGACACGAGGTGCAATCCTCACACGCCACGGGCCACCACGTACCGTCAGCACTCCGTTACGATCATGCCTGTCCGCGCCGGCGATTCCCCTACCGCCCGGAGGCGCTCCCCCATGCCCACGTACCAGGCGGTCCTGTTCGACTTCTTCGGCACGCTGACCTGTTCCGTCCAGCGGGGCGCGGCCCACCGGTCGACCGCCGAGCTGCTCGGCTGCGCACCGCACACGCTCGTCGACGTGCTCGACCGCACCTACTACGAACGGGCCTGCGGGCGGCTGGGCGACGCCGAGGCGACCCTGCGCTGGGTCTGCCAGCAGGCCGGCGTGCACCCGTCCGAGGACGCGATCCGCTCGGCGGTCGCCTCCCACCACCGGGCCGTACGCGCCGACACCCGGCTGCGGGACGAGGCGGTGCCGACGCTGACCGCGCTGCGCGGGCTCGGCCTGCGTACGGGGGTGATCAGCGACTGCACGCACGAGCTGCCGGCGTTCCTGCCGCAGTTGCCGATCGCCCCGCTGCTCGACGTGCGGGTCTTCTCCGTGCAGGTGGGGCGCTGCAAGCCCGACCCGGCGCTCTACCAGGCGGCGTGCCGGCGGCTCGACCTGGCGCCGGCGGACTGCCTCTACGTCGGCGACGGCGGCAGTCAGGAGCTGACCGGGGCGGAGCGGGCCGGGATGACCGCCGTACGGCTGGCGGCCCCGGACCTGGCCGGCCACATGGTGTTCAACGCCGACGCCGCCTGGAGCGGGCCGGCGCTGCGCTCCCTCGACGAGGTGGTCCACCTCGTCGAGCGGGTGCCCGAACGGGCGGACGTGCTCCCCCCGGCGGACGTCCCCGTGCCGGCGGGCGCAGGCGTGCCGGCGGGCTGCTCCCCGGTGTGAGCCCGGGGCTCCCCGGTCACCCGCGCCGCCGGCGTGTCCGGCGGCGGGCGGGCGGGTGGGCGGCGCGGCCGTCGGACGGGCGCCTCAGCGGCGGCGGACCCGGTGCAAACGGAACGGCTTGCGGACCGTCCGCACCGCCGGCGTCTCCCGGGGCACCTCGGCCAGCGAGTCCGTGGGCAACCCGGTGCCGGCGACGGGCTCGCCGGCCGGGGCCAGCCGGTTCACCGCGCAGCCGTCGGCCGCCCAGCGCTCCACCAGCTCGGCGGCGGGCCCGGGCGCGTTCAGCCGCTTCGCGGCCACGAGGGGCGCGACGGTCTCCCAGTGCTCGGTGCCGGGCGTCACGCGGCTCACCCGGGCCGGCCAGGTGACGATGCGCCCGCCGTGGTCACCGCGCAGGGTGACCTGCGCCTCGGTCGCGTCGGCCAGCCCCGGGGCGGACTGCTCCCCCGGGCCGCTGACCACGAAGAGCGCCCCCTCCAGGGGCAGGCACCACAGCGCCAGCGCCGGCCCGCCGGCCACGCTCACCCAGGCCACGGCGGCCTTCTTCACAGCCTCGTCGACCAGCGGCGTGCTGGCCCGCTCCGCGTCGGTCACCCCGGCATCCTCCCGCATCCGCCCCCGTCCCGTCAGCGCCACCCGGGGTCCGCCGAGGGGCCGGGGTCCGCCGAGGGGCCGGGGTCCGCCGAGGGGCCGGGGTCCGCCGAGGGGCCGGCCGCGCCGACGTCCGTCGACGTCGACCGGGTCCGGCCACGCGCCCGGAGGCGCGGTGGCTCGGAGACGCGGACCGGCCCGGTCAGCCGACGAACGGCGGGACCATGATCTCGCCCCGGGCGACCGGCATGACGTGGCCGGCCACGGTGGCGCCCACCGCCTGGCCCTCGGCGGCGGTCACCGTGCAGGCCAGCTCGGACGGCCGATTGATCTCGATGCCCTGGTGGACGGTGTACTCCGCGCGCCCGTCGGCCGGCAGCAGGCCGCTGGCGACCAGCCACACCCCGAGGCCGAGGGCGGCCGAGCCGGTGGCCGGATCCTCCGGCACGCCCAGCCCCGGGACGAAGACCCGGGCGTGGGCGGTTTGCGCGGCGGCGTCCCAGGAGAAGACGCTGACGTGCTCCACTCCGTACCGCTGTGCCGCCGCCGCGTTGACCCGGGCGCGGGCCACCGCGTCCGGGCGGACCGGAAGGTAGGGGAACTCCAGCCCGCACCCGGCCACCCGCGGCGCCGGACCGACGTGGTCGTCGGCGCTCAGGCCGGCCATCTCGAGCAGCGGCTCCGGGTCCAGCTCGGGGCCGAGGGTGGGTACGCCGCCGGTGAGCGTGGCCCCGGTCGCGGTCACCTCGATCGGCAGCACGCCCGCGCCGCACTCCTGAGTGACCTGCCCCACACCGAACATGCCCCGACGGCTCGCGGTCACCGCCGCGCCGACGCTGGGATGCCCGGCGAACGGCAGTTCCTCGACCGGGGTGAAGATCCGGGCGCGGTAGGTGGCGCCGACCTGGGTGGGCGGGAGCACGAACACCGTCTCGGAGAGGTTGAACTCACACGCGAGCGCCTGCATCTGCTCGGTGGCCAGCGCTTCGGCGCCGAACACGACGGCCAGCGGGTTGCCGGCGAACGGGCGGTCCGTGAAGACGTCCACGATCTCGTAGGCCAAGGTCGACATGTTGATAAACACTAGGCGCTTAGGCTGGTGCCCGTGAGCACGCCGACCCGGATCTACATCGCCCGGCTCGCCGGGGTCGCCGTCTTCGACCCCAACGGCGACCAGGTGGGCCGGGTCCGCGACGCGGTGGCCCGGCTCCGGCCGACGCAGCGTCCGCCGGAGGTGGTCGGCCTGGTCGCCGAGATGCCGATGCGCCGGCGCATCTTCCTGTCCATCAACCGGATCACCTCCATCGACGCCGACGCGGTCGTGCTCGGCAGCGGCACGCTCAACCTGCGGCGCTTCGAGAAGCGCCCGAACGAGTTGCTCGTGCTCCAGGAGCTGCTGGACCGTCGGGTGCAGCTCGACCCCGGCGGGCAGGCGGGTTCCGTGGTCGACGTGGCGATGGAGTGCAGCCGGGGCGGCGAGTGGTCGCTGGCCCGGGTCGCCGTACGCGAGCACACCGGCCGGCTGACCCGCCGGGGCCACCTGCACCAGGTCGAATGGGAGCGGGTACGCGGGCTCAGCGGCATCGCCGACAGCCGGGGCACGGCCAACCTGCTCTCGGTGCTGGAGGACATGCGCCCCGCCGACCTCGCCAACGCCCTCCAGGACCTCCCCGACGCCCGGCGCAACGAGGTCGCCGCCGCGCTGGACGACGAGCGCCTGGCCGACGTGCTCAGCGAGCTGCCGGAGCACGACCAGGTGGAGATCCTGGCCGCGCTGGACCGGGAGCGGGCCGCCGACGTGCTGGAGGAGATGGACCCGGACGACGCCGCCGACCTGCTCAGCGAGCTGCCCCCGCCCGAGCAGGACGTGCTGCTCGACCTGATGCAGCCCGACGAGGCCGACCCCGTACGTCAGCTGCTCAAGTACACGCCGGGCACCGCGGGCAGCGTGATGACCTCCGAGCCGGTCATCCTGCCGCCGGACGCCACCGTCGCCGAGGCCCTGGCCCGGATCCGGGAACCGCAGCTCTCGCCCGCGATCGCCGCGCAGGTGTTCGTGTCCCGGGCGCCGATGACCACGCCGACCGGCCGCTACCTCGGCATGGTGCACTTCCAGCGGCTGCTGCGCGAGCCGCCGGCCGACCTGCTCGGCGGCATCGTGGTCAACGACATCGACCCGCTGCGGCCGACCACCCCGCTGCCGGAGATCACCCGCCGGATGGCCACGTACGACCTGGTCGCCATGCCCGTGATCGACCGCAACAACCGGCTGGTCGGCGCGGTCACCGTCGACGACGTGCTGGACCACCTCCTGCCCCGCGACTGGCGGGACCGGGACGCCGCCGGGCGCCCGGTCCCCGCCGAGCCGACGCTGGACGGCGCGAATGGCTGAGCAGCGACGGCCGCCGCGGCTCGACCAGCCGCGCGAGCCCCGGGGCGTCAAGCTGCCCCGGTTCGACCCGGAGGCCTTCGGCCGCTGGTCCGAGGGGATCGCCCGGGGGATGGGCACCGCGAACTTCATCGTCTACATGACGATCGTGATCGCGCTGTGGTTCGTCTGGAACACCCTGGCCCCGGCGGACCTGCGCTTCGACCCGTACACCTTCACGTTCCTGACCCTGGTGCTGTCCCTTCAGGCCAGCTACGCGGCCCCGCTGATCCTGCTGGCGCAGAACCGGCAGGCCGACCGGGACCGGGTCTCGCTGGAGGAGGACCGCCGGCGGGCGACCATGCAGAAGGCCGACACGGAGTACCTGACCCGGGAGATCGCCGCGCTGCGCAACGCGATGGGCGAGGTGGCGACCCGGGACTTCCTCCGTTCGGAGCTGGCCAGGCTCGCCGAGGAGCTGGACGAGGCGGGCCGCCGCCGGCAGCGGCTGGAGCGCCGGCAGCAGGAGAAGATCCCGCCCCACGGCGACGGGCTGGAGGAGCCCCGCGACGACCTGGACGACGACCGGGTCCGGGACGGCCAGCCGGAGGCCCGCAGCCGGGAGCCCGAGGGCTGAGCCCGGGTGGGGCCGCGCGAGCGGCGCGGCCGACGACGCCGGGCGGAACCGGGCGGGCGTGCCCCGGCGGCGGGCGAGGCCCACTCGATCGTCCCGTTTCGCCCGGTACGGCGCCCGGCCCAGCCGTCGCCATCGATTCGCTCACACCGGCCCCCGCTGGCGGCGGTGGGGCAGAGCCGCCGACGTAGCATTGCGGGCATGTCAGCTCCCGTCAGCACCGTCTCCGACGCGATCCAGGCCGCGCTGGCCACCGTCAACGACCCGGAGATCCGCCGGCCCATCACCGAACTCGGCATGGTCCGCTCCGCCGAGGTCGGCGACGACGGCGTCGTACGGGTCGAGCTGCTGCTCACCGTCGCCGGCTGCCCGCTGAAGGACAAGCTGCGCTCCGACATCACGGCCGCCGTCGGCGCGGTGCCCGGCGTGACCGGCGTGACGATCGAGTTCGGCGTGATGAGCCCCGAGCAGCGCCAGGAGCTCCAGGCGAAGCTGCGCGGCGGCGGTGCCTCCCAGGAACCGGTCATCCCGTTCGCCCAGCCGGGCTCCCGCACCCGCGTGTACGCGGTGGCCAGCGGCAAGGGCGGCGTCGGCAAGTCCAGCGTCACGGTCAACCTGGCCGCCGCGCTGGCCGCCCGCGGGCTCTCCGTCGGCGTGGTCGACGCGGACATCTACGGCCACTCGGTGCCCCGGATGCTCGGCGCCGACGGGCGCCCCACCCGCGTCGAGGACATGATCATGCCGCCGCAGTCGCACGGCGTGAAGGTCATCTCGATCGGCATGTTCACCGCCGGCAACGCCGCCGTGGTGTGGCGCGGCCCGATGCTGCACCGGGCGTTGCAGCAGTTCCTCGCCGACGTCTACTGGGGCGAGCTGGACGTGCTCCTGCTCGACCTGCCCCCGGGCACCGGCGACGTGGCCATCTCCCTGGCCCAGCTGCTGCCCAACTCCGAGATCCTGATCGTCACCACCCCGCAGGCCGCCGCCGCCGAGGTGGCGGAGCGGGCCGGCGCGATCGCGTTGCAGACCCACCAGCGCGTGGTCGGCGTCATCGAGAACATGTCCTGGCTGGAGCTGCCGGACGGCTCCCGGATGGAGGTCTTCGGCGCGGGCGGCGGTCAGGCGGTCGCCGAGTCGCTGACGAAGACCATCGGCGCGCAGGTGCCGCTGCTCGGGCAGGTGCCGCTCGACACCCGGGTCCGCGAGGCCGGCGACGTGGGCACCCCGATCGTGCTGGCCGAGCCGGAGTCGCCGGCCGCGAAGGCGCTGGGCCAGGTCGCCGACCGGCTCGCCGTACGGCGGGAGTCGCTGCTCGGCAAGCCGCTGGGCCTCAAGCCGGCCGGCCGCTGACCGTGGGCCGGCCGTGGGCCGGCACCGTCGCCACCCGCGCGGGGCGGCGTTCCCCCGGGGAGCGCCGCCCCCGTCGCCGTCTCCGGCGCGGTACGGCGGGCGGGGTCAGGTCGCGTCGTCGTAGCTGACCCGGGGGGCGGGGGCCGGGGCGGCACCGGTGGCGGTGGCCGGGCGGCCGCCCGCGCGCAGGTCGGCGGCGGAGGCCACGTCCTTCAGCTCGTTGTGCACGCCGGTCACGTCCGCCCGCAGGTTGTCGTAGACGCCCTGCAACGGCTTCCGGATCGCCTGCTCGTCCTCCTCGCTGAGCAGGTGCTTGCGGATGAACGCCTTCGGGTGCAGGTCCTCCAGCTGGATGTCGGTGCCCAGCTCGCGACTGAGGTCGGTGGTGGCGTTGCTGGCCATGGCGCGCAGGTTGCGCACCATGCGCAGCCCGTCGCTGATCACTGCGGGCAGCCGGTCACCGAAGATCAGCAGCGCCAGGAGCAGCAGCGCACCGATCTCCCACCAGTTCAGGTTCTCGAACACTGCGCGGGCCTCCTTCGGCGTCAGCAGCAAGACTACGCACGTCGGGCGCCGCCCGGGGAGAGGTGGTGGGACCCTACTTCGCGTCTGCGGCCAGCGTCACGGAGGCGTTCTGCCGGTTGGCGCCCCGGCGGTACTCCACGGTCACCACCGCGCCGGGCGCGAACTTGCGGACCAGCGCGATGAGGTCGGTCGGCTCGGTCATCGGCCGCCCGGCGAGCTTGAGGATCACGTCACCGGCCTTCAGCCCCGCGCCGGCCGCCGGGCCCGACGGCTCCACCGCCGCCAGGCGTACGCCGGTTCCTCCGGTGCCCGCGCCGGCCCCGCCGACCTGGGCGCCGATCACCGTGCGCCGGGCCTTGCCGGTGCCGATGATGTCCTGCGTGATCCGCTTGGCCTGGTTGATCGGGATGGCGAAGGCGAGGCCGATGTTGCCCGCCTCCTGCCCGTCGGAGACCAGCGACTTGATGGTCGAGTTGACCCCGATCACCCGACCCGCGCCGTCGACCAGCGGGCCGCCCGAGTTGCCGTGGTTGACGGCCGCGTCGGTCTGGATCGCCGCGTAGTAGCGCGTGGGACCGCCCGGCTCGCCGGCCCGCATCGTGCGGTCCAGGGCGCTGACGATGCCGGCCGTGACCGTGTTGGCCAGCGAGAGCGGCGAGCCCATGGCCAGCACCGGGTCACCCACGGCCAGCGCGTCGGAGTCGCCGAACTCGACCGGCCGCAGGCCCGTCCGGGAGACCTTGATCACCGCGATGTCGGACTCCGGGTCCTGCCCGACGACGGTCGCCGGGGCGGAACTGCCGTCGTTGAAGACCACCGACGCCTTGCCGGTCGCCCCCGCCACCACGTGGTCGTTGGTAATGACGTGCCCGTCGGCGCTGGCGATGAAGCCCGAGCCCTCGCTCGTGCCGCCGAGGCTCGCCACCCGGACGGTCACCACGCTGGGCAGCACCCGCTCGGCGACCCCGGCCAGCGACTCGGGCCTGCGCTGGGCCAGGCCGGGCGCCTGCGGGTCCGCGCCGAGCACCGTGTTGGCCACGGCGCCCCCGCGCACCGCGAAGGCGTACCCGAGCGCGCCGCCCAGGCTGCCCGCGAGCAGCGCGGTGATCAACGGGATGAGCAGCAGCTGCCGCAGCGTCGGCCGGCCCGGGGCGTCCGGGTCGAGGACCCGCTCCGGCTCGGTGCCGGGGCTCGGCGCGGCCGGCAGCACCACGGCGGTCGGCGCCGTCGGGTCGCGCCACGGGTCGGCCAGCGCGTCGGACCACCAGGGCGAAGTCGTGCCGGCCCCGCCGCCCTGAGGCGTCGGCGGCCGGCCCACCGGCGGGTGTCCGGGCAGCGGCGGTCGCGCCGGTGCCGGAGTTCCCCCGGGCTGGCGCCAGTCCCAGCCGTCGGTCACGTCGGTGCCCTCCCAGTCCGTCCCCGGGTCCCGCGCTCGACGGACCCGGCGACAGCGTCGCCCGGTCGCGCTCGCCGGAACACCGCTTCCAGGATTACACGGATGCGGCGGATGGAGTCACCGGTTGCCGACCGTGATCGTCGGGTGGCGGACGCGCGGCTGCGCCCGTTCGACGTCGCCTCTAGGCTCACAGTGCC encodes:
- a CDS encoding trypsin-like peptidase domain-containing protein; its protein translation is MTDGWDWRQPGGTPAPARPPLPGHPPVGRPPTPQGGGAGTTSPWWSDALADPWRDPTAPTAVVLPAAPSPGTEPERVLDPDAPGRPTLRQLLLIPLITALLAGSLGGALGYAFAVRGGAVANTVLGADPQAPGLAQRRPESLAGVAERVLPSVVTVRVASLGGTSEGSGFIASADGHVITNDHVVAGATGKASVVFNDGSSAPATVVGQDPESDIAVIKVSRTGLRPVEFGDSDALAVGDPVLAMGSPLSLANTVTAGIVSALDRTMRAGEPGGPTRYYAAIQTDAAVNHGNSGGPLVDGAGRVIGVNSTIKSLVSDGQEAGNIGLAFAIPINQAKRITQDIIGTGKARRTVIGAQVGGAGAGTGGTGVRLAAVEPSGPAAGAGLKAGDVILKLAGRPMTEPTDLIALVRKFAPGAVVTVEYRRGANRQNASVTLAADAK
- a CDS encoding Sec-independent protein translocase family protein, giving the protein MFENLNWWEIGALLLLALLIFGDRLPAVISDGLRMVRNLRAMASNATTDLSRELGTDIQLEDLHPKAFIRKHLLSEEDEQAIRKPLQGVYDNLRADVTGVHNELKDVASAADLRAGGRPATATGAAPAPAPRVSYDDAT
- a CDS encoding Mrp/NBP35 family ATP-binding protein, yielding MSAPVSTVSDAIQAALATVNDPEIRRPITELGMVRSAEVGDDGVVRVELLLTVAGCPLKDKLRSDITAAVGAVPGVTGVTIEFGVMSPEQRQELQAKLRGGGASQEPVIPFAQPGSRTRVYAVASGKGGVGKSSVTVNLAAALAARGLSVGVVDADIYGHSVPRMLGADGRPTRVEDMIMPPQSHGVKVISIGMFTAGNAAVVWRGPMLHRALQQFLADVYWGELDVLLLDLPPGTGDVAISLAQLLPNSEILIVTTPQAAAAEVAERAGAIALQTHQRVVGVIENMSWLELPDGSRMEVFGAGGGQAVAESLTKTIGAQVPLLGQVPLDTRVREAGDVGTPIVLAEPESPAAKALGQVADRLAVRRESLLGKPLGLKPAGR